CAACCTCCAATAAAATAAAAATGCAGTTAAAACAGATAAAGTTGCAATTACCCATTCCATACAAAGTCAAAACGCGAGTCAAGCTGATTTTTGACAAATTGCGCGCATTCTAGAGACGGTATCGAAATCTGTCAACAGATCACGAAAAATAAATTTATTTTTTAGCCACCCTACCACCAAAACCAGCAAAGACGGGCAAAACCCAAAGAAAACTCCACCTTTTTACGGTTCTTTTTTCTACCGCGATCCAGTTTATCGTTTGCCTGATTTCAGTAAAAAACAAAAACAAAAAACTCTCAATTTAGCCTGCCAACAACCCAAGTTAGCTACACCTTTCAGGCAAGTCAGCAAAAAACAACAACAAAACCAGCAAAACAAACACTAAAAGCAAGAAAATACCGCCAATTCGTCGAATAGCTAACAACACAACCAGCGACCAGCAGCAAAATGGCTGATTATGCACTCACTAAGCATATCGCCACATCTAACAACCAGAAAAATCCTCTGAAGGAATATGGCTTTTTCCCCTATTTTGTCGCGTTTTCGGTCATTCGCATTTATCCCGTACAGTGGACAGCTATAAAAAAACCGGCCAATTGGCCGGTTTATTAACATCCATTACAGCTCATCGAGCCCTAGCACATCGTGCATGGTATAGAAGCCCGCCGGCTTGCTATTTAGCCATGCTGCCGCGCGGACAGCACCGCTGGCAAAGGTCATACGATCGGTCGCCTTGTGAGTGATTTCCACTCGCTCACCGATATCGGCAAACATGGCGGTATGCTCACCCACAATGTCGCCGGCACGGATGGTCGCAAAACCGATCTCATCGCGGCTGCGCTCACCGGTGATCCCTTCGCGAGCATAGACAGCGACATCGCTCAGCTTGTTGCCCATCGCCCCGGCGATTGCTTCCCCCATACCGATAGCGGTTCCGGACGGCGCATCCACCTTGTGGCGGTGGTGGGCTTCGATCACTTCGATATCACAGTAATCACCCATCACCTTGGCGGCTTTCTCCAGTAATTTGAACACCAGGTTGACACCGACACTGTAGTTCGGGGCCATCACAACAGGGACAGACTTAGCAGCCTGATCGATTTGGCCACGCTCATCATCGCTAAATCCCGTGGTACCTATGACGATTTTCTTGCCATGCTGCTGGCAGAAAGCCAGGTTAGCCAACGTTGCAGCCGGTGCAGTAAAGTCGATCAGTACGTCAAAGTCATCAACGGCTTTGACCAAATCCTCGACAATAATCACCGACACCGGACCAATCCCTGCCAGCTCACCGGCATCAGCACCAATCAGTGTCGACTCAGGACGCTCGGTCGCCGCACCTAACACTGCCTGCTCGGACAAGTGTGTCGCTTTCAGTAACTGGCGGCCCATACGTCCTGCCGAGCCAGCAATCGCAATTCTTACCATTGCGCTTCATCTCCCTGGTTCTATGTTCTCTATACTCTCCAATGTAGCCTGTTGAGAAAGATAAAAAAAGCCCCAGCAGAGGCCGGGGCTGATAAATACAGTAAACAGAGCTTTAATCGCCTGTTACTAGACGTTCTTGACCTGCAATTCACGCGGCACTTCGAAGAACATATTCTCTTCGCGGCCGGTCAGCTCATCGACACTGGCATCCGTCAGCGACTGGATGCGCGCAATGATCTGGTTCACCAGCTCTTCCGGTGCCGATGCACCGGCGGTAACACCGATTTTCGTTTTCCCTTCGAACCACATCTGATCAACATCTTCAGGGCAATCGGTCAGGTAGCCCGGCGTACCCAGCTTCTCGGCCAGTTCACGCAGGCGGTTGGAGTTTGATGAATTCTTCGAGCCGACCACGATCATTACATCAACATCGGTAGACATTTCGCGTACCGCATCCTGACGATTTTGGGTCGCATAGCAGATATCGTCCTTGCGCGGCCCCTGGATCTCGGGAAAAACTTCGCGCAGCTTGTTGATCACATCAGCCGTCTCGTCGACCGACAAGGTGGTCTGGCTGACGTAGTGCAGGTTGCTTGGATCTTTCACGCTCAAAGCCTCGACATCTTCGGGCTTCTCAACCAGATACATCCCACCCGTCTCGCTCGAGTACTGCCCCATGGTACCTTCCACCTCAGGATGGCCGGCATGGCCGATCAGTACCACTTCCATATTGCGGCGACTGGCACGCGCCACTTCCATATGGACCTTGGTCACCAGCGGGCAGGTCGCATCGAATACCGTCAACTGACGGGCCTTGGCTTCGCTGCGTACCGCCTGCGACACCCCGTGAGCCGAGAAAATCACAATATTGTCGTCCGGCACTTCATGCAGTTCTTCGACAAAAATGGCACCGCGCTGTTTCAATCCCTCGACCACAAAACGGTTGTGGACCACTTCATGGCGGACGTAAATCGGTGGCTGGTACATTTCCAGCGCACGCTCAACAATACTGATGGCTCGGTCGACACCGGCACAGAAACCCCGAGGGTTCGCGAGTAAGATTTTCATTGCTAACTGCTCTTAGTTTTCAATGGCAACGACTTCAACTTCGAAAGTCACACGCTGCCCTGCAAGCGGGTGATTGAAATCAACGGTCACAGAGTCACCGAGAACTTCTGTAATGATGCCCGGAATATCGCTGCCGTCAGGACCGGCAAAGGCGATAATATTGCCGACCTCGGCCGGGGCATCGGTACCAAATTTGGTACGGTCAACATGGTGGATGTTATCTGGGTTTGGCAAGCCAAACGCATCTTCCGGCTCAAGGTCGAAGCTGCTCTTCTGCCCTTGTGCCAAGCCCAGCAGACATTTTTCGAAATTGTCTGTCAGGCTGCCATCGCCCATGTTGAATTTTGCCGGTTTGCCCATCGCCTGGGTTGAATCTGCCACAGAGCCATCTTCAAGTTTGATGGCAAAGTGCATGAGTACTTCACTGCTTTCCGTAATGACCGACATGTAGGATCCTTCTCTCTAATTATACCCGCCCATTTAACAACAAAGCGCCGCCCGTATCAACGGACGGCGCTTAGGGATATTTGAGCCTTAGGCCGATTTAGTGCTTAACCGCTTGCTTCTTCTTGTCCTTATCAGACAAGAAGCCATCAAGGATAATCAGACCGGCACCGATACATATGCCCATGTCGGCAATATTAAAGGCCGGCCAATGGTAGCTCCCAACATAAAAATCAAGGAAGTCGACCACAAAGCCGTGGTACAGACGGTCAAACAAGTTGCCCAATGCCCCGCCAATGATCAGGGCATAGGAAACATTGGCCAGTTTTTGGGTCGCCGGCAGCTTGCGCATCCAGAACACCAGCATGGAGCAGACCCCAAGAGCTATCGCTGCAAACAGCCAACGCTGCCAACCGCCAGCATCACTCAAAAAGCTAAAAG
This Photobacterium gaetbulicola Gung47 DNA region includes the following protein-coding sequences:
- a CDS encoding dihydrodipicolinate reductase (COG0289), translated to MVRIAIAGSAGRMGRQLLKATHLSEQAVLGAATERPESTLIGADAGELAGIGPVSVIIVEDLVKAVDDFDVLIDFTAPAATLANLAFCQQHGKKIVIGTTGFSDDERGQIDQAAKSVPVVMAPNYSVGVNLVFKLLEKAAKVMGDYCDIEVIEAHHRHKVDAPSGTAIGMGEAIAGAMGNKLSDVAVYAREGITGERSRDEIGFATIRAGDIVGEHTAMFADIGERVEITHKATDRMTFASGAVRAAAWLNSKPAGFYTMHDVLGLDEL
- a CDS encoding 4-hydroxy-3-methylbut-2-enyl diphosphate reductase (COG0761) is translated as MKILLANPRGFCAGVDRAISIVERALEMYQPPIYVRHEVVHNRFVVEGLKQRGAIFVEELHEVPDDNIVIFSAHGVSQAVRSEAKARQLTVFDATCPLVTKVHMEVARASRRNMEVVLIGHAGHPEVEGTMGQYSSETGGMYLVEKPEDVEALSVKDPSNLHYVSQTTLSVDETADVINKLREVFPEIQGPRKDDICYATQNRQDAVREMSTDVDVMIVVGSKNSSNSNRLRELAEKLGTPGYLTDCPEDVDQMWFEGKTKIGVTAGASAPEELVNQIIARIQSLTDASVDELTGREENMFFEVPRELQVKNV
- a CDS encoding putative peptidyl-prolyl cis-trans isomerase, FKBP-type (COG1047) gives rise to the protein MSVITESSEVLMHFAIKLEDGSVADSTQAMGKPAKFNMGDGSLTDNFEKCLLGLAQGQKSSFDLEPEDAFGLPNPDNIHHVDRTKFGTDAPAEVGNIIAFAGPDGSDIPGIITEVLGDSVTVDFNHPLAGQRVTFEVEVVAIEN
- a CDS encoding lipoprotein signal peptidase (COG0597) gives rise to the protein MSKLSSENGLSLKQSGVRWLWLAALVFIVDIGSKLLVMNTMEYGWPNRIELLPFFNLLYVHNTGAAFSFLSDAGGWQRWLFAAIALGVCSMLVFWMRKLPATQKLANVSYALIIGGALGNLFDRLYHGFVVDFLDFYVGSYHWPAFNIADMGICIGAGLIILDGFLSDKDKKKQAVKH